The genomic window GGGTTGCAGCGCATCCGCCTTGATCAGCTCGCCTCCGTTGCCTGGCGCGATGGCCGAGTTCTGCATGCGCACGCGCAGGCCGGCTTCTTTGGTGGGCAGGTCGATCTGCGACGCGCAGGCGGAAAGGAGAAGAGCGGCTGCACCGACCGCAATCCATCGAGCGGCGCCCATCATCCCTTCCACACGAACGGGAACTTCAGCTGCTTGAAGAAGCCGTTCGGCACGTAGTCGCCCACCACGCCATATTGCTCCGGCCACAGCTTGGTGCTCTTCACGGCGGTGCCGAAGAAGTAGTCGAGAAACGCATAGTGCGCCGCGTAGTTCTTGTCGATGGCCTCATCGTCCTGGGCGTGATGCCAGTGATGAAAATTGGGCGTGACGATGAGGTAGCGCAGTGGCCCCAGGCGCACGCTCACGTTGCAATGGTTGAACACCGCCTGGAAGCCGACGATGACAATGTATGCGTCGATCACTTCTTTCGAGAAGCCCAGCACGTAGATCGGTGCCAGCACCAGCGTGCGTGTGATCAACAACTCGAGGATGTGCTGCCGCGAGCCCGCCATCCAGTCCATGCTCTTCACGCTGTGATGCACCGCGTGCAGACGCCATAGCAGCGGCACCTCGTGATAGCTGCGGTGCGTCCAGTACTGGACCAGGTCGGCCACCAGCACGATCAGCAGCACGCCAGCCCAGAAGGGCAGGTTGGCGATCCAGCCGCGAAGGCCGTCGTTGGCAGCCCAGCCGAACAGCTTGTGCACCAGCAGGTTGGTTGCGAGCAGCACGAAGCCAACGATCATATGGTTCACCACGAAGTGGTGAAAGTCGGTCTGCCACTCTTCACGAAAGATCGGCTGGTCCTTGCGATGTGCGAATAACTTCTCGATGAAGATGAAGATCAAGGAGGAGCCGAGCAAATCGAGGATGAACCAGTCGAGCCCGATGTAGGGCGTGTGATCCGGAAAGTTGCTGTCGACCGGCACCTTGTTGCCGCCCAGCAGTGCGGCCGCGACGATCAACAAGAAGGCGCCCGACGACAGCCAGCGCGAGCGATTGAAGATGATGTTCACCAGCGCCATCCCACCTGAGATGACCATCGCCGCCAGCAGGATAAAGCGCATCACGTCGACGTTGTAGCTTTTGCGAAGCTCGGGCGTCGTGAGGTACTGCGGGAAGTGAAAAGCCAGCACGCCCAAAAAGCAAAGGATGCCCAGGCTCAGTGCAACGGTGCCTGTGACAAGGCCCCTGCCACGCTGCAGTTGCCCGTGACTTGCGGTGAATTCGTTCAGTTTTTCGAGCATCCCGACCCTCTTGGCATTGTTGTATGAGTAGCCAGGATTTTAGTTGGCCGACTTCTGTATCGACGCCGGACCGACCGTGCGAACAGCCTAGTTCAGGCGGTCAGGTGCCGAATTTGTCGCGCTCCGGCAGAGCGACTGTCGCCGCTGCGATGCCTTGCAATACATTGCCGACGACGATAACCGACGGACTCGCGAGCCCGGCCTCGGCGATGCCTGCGTGCAGCCCGCTCAACGTCGTCACGATGTGCCGTTGCTGGGGCAGGCTGGCGTGCTGCACGACCGCAACGGGCGTCTCACCCGGCAGGCCTTCGAGCAATTGCCGTTGGATGTGCGCAGCGCCCGCCACGCCCATGTAGATCACCAGCGTGAGGCGCGCGTTGTGCGCCATCGCAGCCAGCGCCCGCCAGTCGGTCGGGTCGTCCGCAGCACCGGCGCCGGTCTTGGCATGGCCGGTGACGAACACCACGCCTTGCGCGTGATCGCGATGGGTCAGCGGCACGCCCAACGACGTCGCCGCTGCGAGGCCGGCGGTGATGCCGTTGACCACCGTGCATTCGATGCCTGCTTCGCGCAGGTGTTCGACTTCTTCACCGCCGCGGCCGAAGATGAACGGGTCGCCACCCTTCAGGCGCACGACGGCTTCGCCTTCGCACACCGCTGTGATCATGAGCTTTTCGATGAAAGCTTGGGGCGTGCTCTTGCAACCGCCGCGTTTGCCGACGTGGACGATGCGGGCACCGGGCCGCGCATAACTCAGGATCGCGTCGTTGACGAGGTCATCGACGAACAACACCGTCGCCGCGTGGATCGCCTTGACGGCTTTCAGCGTGAGCAAATCGGGATCGCCCGGGCCGGCGCCGACCAGGGTGCAGCTGCCTCGATGCGAATGGGAAAGTGAGTTCATGGGCTGTCCGCCAGTTGTTGGGCCAGTTGCTTGATGTGTTCGACTTGCCGGGCGATTGCCATGGGCAAAGGCAGCGTGCCTGCCAACACACGCCGCGTGTAGTCCGCCGTGGTGTCGATGTCGATCTCCCTAGGCAGACCTTCCACCTCGCTCAGCGTGCCGGCCTGTTGCTCCTGCATTGCGATGCGCTGGCCCCTGATGAAGCCGTCGACCTGCGCAGTGCGGCGCGGATCGGCCACGCTTTCGCCTTCGAGTCCGCGCGAGAGCAGGGCGCTCGTGCCGGTCAGCTCGAAGGTCGCGGCCATCGACTGCGCATATTCCGGATGGGTGTAGCTGGCGATCACGATGCACGAGCCCGCTGTCGGCTGCATCAGCTTGACGACGCTGTGTGCCGGGTTGCGCAACCCGACGACGCGACGCACGTCGAGCAGTCGTTTGAGGCCGGTGCTCAGGAGCTCGGTCGGTGCGAATGCAATCTCTCCCACGGCGATCTTTCGTACGACCGTGATCGGATTCGTGCCCAGCGCCGCAAGCACGTTCGATGTGAGCACGCGTGTCGATTCGGTGGACGCACCATGCAGCAGCACCGGCAAACCTTCGCGCGCCAGCAGCAGCGCGAGCAGCGGCGTCAGCACCGGCAACTTGCGCGCGCCGTTGTAGCTGGGCAGCACGATGAGCGGCAGGTCGCTCGCGGGGAAAAGATCGAGCCGTGCATGCGTGGCATCGAGAAAGCCGGCCATCTCTTCCGGCGTTTCGCCTTTGATGCGCATCGCGAGGCAGAAGGCGCCGACTTCGAGGTCGGTCACGGTGCCGTCCAGCACCTGTCCGAACAGGTCTGTCGCCTGCTCGCGCGTGAGTGGCTTGGCGCCTCGCGCGCCGCGGCCGATTTCCTTGATGTAGTGGCTGATTCCCATGGGTACGCCCATTGTCCCGCAAGGCTTATGCCGAAACTCGAAGGGGCTTATGCGGTTATTGAGGGACTGAGCGATGGACAGGCTCACGGCACGGCTTCTGCAGTGTCGGGCGTGGTGGCACGCACCATGCGCTTCAGCTCGGGCAGGCATGAGCCGCAGTTGGTGCCGCATTGCAGCGCCCCCTGCAGCGACGCCAGTCGTTCGGCATCGGTGCCCACGCAATGCCGCAGCCTGTCGCCGATGGCAGTTTCGGTCACGCCGAAGCAGCTGCAGACGACCTTGCCACGCGACGCCACTTCGACCGGCGGGGTCGAGCCCGGCCGCAGCAACTGGCGACCGAAGGCTTGCGCCGGCAACTGGTCTTGCAGCAATGTCTTGATCCATGCCTCGGCCCGGGTGTCGCCGCCTAGCAAGAAACCTTCGAGCCTGGCCTCTTCATTGTTGGTGCCGGTGCGTACCAGACGCACGGTGCGGCGCTGCCCATGGCGGGCGTCGGCGTAGCGCAAGGTGTCGGGGCTCGGCAATGCGAGCAGGTCTTCGATTTGCTCAAGGACCGCATCGGGCGCGGCCTCGAGGTCGGCCGCGCGGAACAGGACCCCGGTGCGCTCGGCCGTACCCGACGTCAACGCACCGCCGGCACCGAACGGCACGCAGCTCGCAAAGGCAAAGCTCGCCATGAGGTCGCGCAGCGCACGTTCGGTCTCTAGCGCGCGATCGTCGGGCAGCCAGGCGATCGCGAGCAGTGTCCACGGCAGCTCGGCCTTGGCGATGCGGATGGCCGCGTGCTTGAGTTCAGGCTGCTTCGAGTCGGGGCAATAGGCCGCGCTGGTCAGCGCGTTGATGCCGGCCAATCGCTCACCGGTTGGCGATCGACCGCTAAGGTATTCCTGGCCCCAATGCATCGCCACGAACGACTGGCTCAGGCCGACCTCGGCGCTGGCTTGTGCCGGCAACACGAGCGCGCCGCGCCTCGAAGTGAGCTGCACCAGATCACCGTCCTTCAGCTGACGCCGCGCCATGTCTTGCGCGTTCATCTGCACCACGGGTTCCGGCACGTGGCCGAAAAGTCGGCCGAGCGTGCCGGTGCGGCTCATGCCATGCCATTGATCGCGCAGCCGCCCGGTGTTCAGCGAGAACGGAAAGCGCGCCTCGCGTTGTTCGGCTACCGGCTTGTAAGGCGTGTCGACGAAGCGCGCCTTGCCGTCGGGCGTCGGATAGATGCCGTCTTCGTACAGCCGCACGCGACCGACCGATCGGCCTTCAGGCAACGGCCATTGCTGCGGCCCTAGCGCATCGAGCATCTTCCAGTCGAGGCCGGTGATGTCGAGGTCGCGACCGCGCGTCGATTCGCGATGCTCGTTCCAGATCGCTTCGGCGCCGGCATCGTCGCCTGCCAGCGAGTGCTGCAGCGGGTAGGGGAACAGCGTGGTGGTGGAGCGGCTGGGCAGCCGCACTTCGAGCCGTTGCGCGAAGTCGACCACCGCCGACCAATCGTGACGCGCTTCGCCGGGCGCCGGCACTGCGACGCGCACGCGAGAGATGCGGCGCTCGCTGTTGGTCACCGTGCCGGTCTTCTCGCCCCAGGTGGTCGCAGGCAACAGCAGGTCGGCATGAGCGCAGGTGGCGGTGGTCGCAAAGGCTTCCTGCACGACCACGAACTCGGCACGTTCGAGCGCCCGCCGGACAGTTGTCTGGTCGGGCATCGACTGGGCCGGGTTGGTACACGAGATCCACAGCGCCTTGATCTCGCCATCGGCTGCGGCCTCGAACATTTCAATGGCGGTCTTGCCGGGCTTGGCGGGCACTTCGTTGCCCTCGCTCAGGCCCCACAGCGCAGTGACTTCAGCCCGGTGTGCTGCGTTAGCAAGATCGCGGTGCCCGCTCAGCAGATTGGCCATGCCGCCGACTTCGCGCCCGCCCATTGCATTGGGTTGTCCGGTCAACGAGAACGGCCCGGCACCGGGCCGGCCGATCTGCGCAGAAGCCAGGTGCAGGTTGATGAGCGTCGCGTTCTTCGCGGTGCCGGAAGACGATTGATTCAGCCCCTGGCAGTACAGGCTGAGGGTCGCGGTCGAGGTCGCGAAGAGCCGCGTCGCTTCGAGCAAAGCGGTCTTGTCGATGCCGCAAATTTGCGCCACCTTGTCGGGCGTGCAGTCGCGCGCAGTGGCCTTGAGCGCGTCGAAGCCGTTGGTGTGCGCAGCGATGTAGTCGGGCTTTGTCCAGCCCTCCCACAACATCAGGTGCAGCATGCCGTGGAACAACATGACGTCGGTGCCCGGCTGGATCGCCAGGTGCAGATCGGCGATCTCGCAGGTGTCGGTACGGCGCGGATCGACCACGACGATCTTCATCGCCGGGTTGGCGCGCTTGGCATCCTCGATGCGACGGAACAGGATGGGGTGCGCCCATGCCGTGTTGCTGCCGACGATGAACAAGCATTGCGCTTCGTTGAAGTCCTCGTAGCAGGCTGGTGGCGCATCGGAGCCGAGCGTCTGTTTGTACCCGGCCACCGCGCTGCTCATGCACAGGCGCGAGTTGGTGTCGATGTTGTTGGTGCCGATCAGGCCCTTGGCCAGCTTGTTGAAGACGTAGTAGTCCTCGGTCAGCAACTGGCCCGAGACATAGAAGCCCACCGCATCGGAACCATGGTCGCGAATGACCTGGGCGAACTTGTCGGCTGCGGTGTCGAGCGCCGCCTCCCAGGGGATCGGCGTCGCAGCTTGCCCGCGCACGAGGCGTTGCATCGGCTGCAACAGCCGGGTCTGGCGCGTCACTTCCGCTGTCGCAGTAAGGTGCAATGTCGAGCCCTTGGTGCACAGCCGGCCGAAGTTGGCGGGGTGGTCCGGATCGCCACGCACACCCGTGATCTGCGCGCCATCGGTCTCGATGATCACGCCGCAGCCGACGCCGCAGTAGGGGCAGGTGGACCTTGTTTCTTTCATTCCTGGCTCTTGCCGCCTCTTTGCGTATCGAGGCAACATTCAAGCGTCACCGATAGCGCCGGCCGTTGCGGCCCCCGGGCCCGCACGCGGCGCAGTCAAATCCAGCGCATGCGTCGCCAACTCTTGCGCATCGAGCATCACCTGCCCGCCTTCGACCTTGCAGGCGAATTTCGGCACGCATCCTTGGTCGGGCTGACGCGCACAGCCATCGTCCAGGCCGATCGTCCAGTTATGCAGTGGACACGCCACGCTGGTGCCGAACACGATGCCTTGCGACAGCGGACCACCCTTGTGCGGACAGCGGTCGAGCAGCGCGAAGACCTCGTCCTGGCTGTTGCGAAAGACCGCGACCGCCACACCGACCGGCCGCACCACGCGACGCGATCCCAGCACCGGAATGTCGTCAACGCGGCAGATGAATTTCCATTCGCTCATGGGTTGCTCTCCTTCAGTGCGTCGTCGCCGCCGGCGCCATATCCGCCCCGGCGACCGGCACGAACTGCCGCACGTCGACCGCCGCCCGGCTCGACTCGAACCACGGATCGGGCTCGCCATCGAGCGCGAACTGAAGCTTTTCCCAGAGCGCCTTGCGACCGGCGACGTCTTCGAGAATCCGCTTTCTCACGCGGTCGAGCCCGACGCGGCTGATGTAGTGCACCGTGCGCTCCAGGTACCAGCCTTCCTCGCGATAGAGCTGCAGGAAAGCGCCGGTGAACTCCATCACTTCTTCGCTCGTCTTGACCTTGACCAGGAAGTGCGCGACCTCGGTCTTGATGCCGCCGTTGCCGCCGACATAGATCTCCCAGCCCGAGTCGACGCCGATCACGCCGACGTCCTTGATGCCGGCTTCGGCGCAGTTGCGCGGGCAGCCGCTGACCGCGATCTTGACCTTGTGCGGTGAATACATTGCCCATAGCGCGTGCTCGATGTCCTTGCCCATCTGCGTCGAGTCCTGCGTGCCGAAGCGGCACCATTCACTGCCCACGCAGGTCTTCACCGTGCGCAGCGATTTCGCATAGGCAAAGCCGCTGGGCATGCCGATGTCTTTCCACACGCCGGCCAGGTCTTCTTTCTTTACGCCGAGCAAGTCGATGCGCTGGCCGCCCGTGACCTTGACCGTCGGGATCTTGTACTTGTCGGCTGCGTCGGCGATGCGGCGCAGTTCGTCGGGCGTGGTGTGGCCGCCCCACATGCGTGGGATCACCGAATAGGTTCCGTCTTTCTGGATGTTCGCGTGGCTCCGCTCGTTGATGAATCGGCTCTGCGGATCGTCCTTGGCTTCTTTCGGCCAGCTGCTGATGAGGTAGTAGTTGACGGCCGGCCGGCAGCTCGCGCAGCCGTTGGGCGTGCGCCAGCCGAGGCCTTCGTACACCTCGACATGCGACAGATATTTCTGGGCGCGGATGGCCTCGCGCACGTCCTGATGGCTGGTGTCGGTGCAACCGCACATCGCCTTTTTCTTGGGTGCAGCCGAGTAGTCGCCCCCGGCGGTGAACATCAGGATCTGTTCGACCAGTCCGGTGCACGAACCACACGATGCGCTCGCCTTGGTGTGCTTCTTCACCTCGTCGAGCGTGAAGAGTCCCTTGTCCTTGATCGCCTTGCAGATCGCGCCCTTGCTCACGCCGTTGCAGCCGCAGACCTCGGCCTCGTCGGGCATCGCCCCGGCGCTGCTGTGGCCTTCGTGACCGGTATCGCCGATGTTCGATTCTCCGAACATCAGCTTCTCTCGGATGTCGCTCACGCTGCGGCCGTCGCGCAGCAGTTTGAAGTACCAGCTGCCATCGACCGTGTCGCCGTAAAGGCAAGCGCCAACCAGCTTGTCGTCCTTGATGACGAGCTTCTTGTAGACGCCGCCGAAGGGGTCGCTCATCACGATTTCTTCGGTGCCTTCGCCACCCATGAACGAGCCGGCGCTGAACAGGTCGATGCCCGTGACCTTCAGCTTGGTCGAGGTCAGCGATCCCATGTACCGGCCGATGCCGAACTGCGCCAGATGGTTGGCCGCGACCTTGGCCTGTTCGAACAGCGGCGCGACCAACCCGTAGGCGATGCCGCGGTGCGCGGCGCATTCACCGACCGAATAGATGCGTGCATCGGTCACCGTCTGCATCGTGTCGTTGACCACGATGCCGCGGTTGCAGTGCAGCCGCATCGATTCTGCCAATGCGGTGTTGGGGCGGATGCCGACGGCCATGACGACCAGGTCGACCGGTATTTCGGTGCCGTCCTTGAACTTGACGGCCTTGACACGGCCTGCGCCATCGTCGATCAACTCCTGGGTCTGCGCATTGAGACGGAACTCAAGCCCGCGTTGTTCGAGCGACTTGCGCAGCAGCCCACCGGCGACATCGTCGAGCTGGCGCTCCATCAGCCACGCGTTGACGTGCACCACGGTCACGCTCATGCCACGCAGCATCAGACCGTTGGCGGCTTCGAGGCCGAGCAAGCCGCCACCGATGACGACCGCATGCTTATGCGTCTTGGCCGTCTCGATCATCGTGTTGGTGTCTGCGATGTCGCGGTAAGCGATCACGCCCTTCAAGTCCCTGCCCGGCACCGGCAGGATGAACGGATTGGAGCCAGTGCACAGCAGCAGCCGGTCGTAGGGTGCCTCGATCACGCTGCCGTCGGCAGCGACCGCGCGCACGATGCGCTTCACGCGGTCGACCTCGGTCACTGTCTTGCCGGCATGCAGCGTGATGTTGTTCTCGGCGTACCACTCCCACGAGTTCAGGATGATCTGATCGACCGTCTGTTCGCCAGCCAGCACGGGAGACAGCAGGATGCGGTTGTAGTTGGGGTGCGGCTCCGAGCCGAACACCGTGATGTCGTACAGATCGGGTGCCAGCTTGATCAACTCTTCGACCGCGCGAACACCGGCCATGCCATTGCCGACCAGCACGAGATTCATCTTTTTCATGGGTTCATCCCTCCGGCTCGGGTCGTGATCAGAAATACAGAGCCATCACCGCGGTGATGTTGCCTTCGGGTGCGACCGGGATCGCGATCATCGGCGCGGCCACCGCGGGCACGAGGTTTCGAGCGGATGTCATATCAGGCCGCTTTTTCCACGTGGCCCTGCCGCGTGTAAAGGAAGTCGATGACAGCCTTGCGGTACTGCACGTAATGCCGGTCTTCCGCCAGTTCGACGCGGTTGCGTGGCCGCTCGAGATCGACCTTGAGCACCTCGCCGATGGTGGCCGAAGGCCCGTTGGTCATCATGACGATCTTGTCGGAAAGCAACACCGCTTCGTCCACATCGTGCGTGACCATGACGACGGTGCTTTGCGTCTTGTGCACGATGGCGAGCAGCTCGTCCTGCAGGTGCGCACGGGTCAGCGCGTCGAGCGCGCCGAAGGGTTCGTCCATCAGCAAGACCTTGGGCTCCATCGCCAGCGCACGGGCGATGCCGACGCGTTGCTTCATGCCGCCGGAGATTTCGCCGGGGCGCTTGTTCGTTGCCGGCGTCAATCCAACCAGCGCCAGCGCCGCATCCGTGCGCACCTTCAGTTGCGCCTTGCTTTCGGTCGGCGCGAATACCCGCTCGACACCGAGGTAGACGTTCTCGTAGCAGGTGAGCCAGGGCAGCAGTGAATGGTTCTGGAACACCACCGCGCGCTCCGGGCCGGGGCCGGCGATCTCGCGGTTGGCGCACAAGAGCGTGCCATGGGTCGGCATGGTCAGGCCCGCGATCAGGTTCAGCAGCGTCGACTTGCCGCAGCCAGAGTGCCCGATGAGCGCCACGAATTCGCCCTTGGCGACGGTGAGGTTGATGTCGCGCAAGGCCTGAAAGCTGCCTTTGGCGGTCTTGAAGGTTTGTTCGACATCGCTGATGTCAATGAACTTCTTGTCGTCGTTCATGACTTCACCTCTTCGAACGTGAAAGCGGTCGCGATCTTGATGAGCGCGTATTCGAGCAGCATGCCGACGATGCCGATGACGAAGATCGCGATGATGATGTTCTTGACGTTAAGGTTGTTCCACTCGTCCCAGACCCAGAAGCCGATGCCGACACCGCCCGTCAGCATCTCTGCCGCGACGATCACCAGCCAGGCGGTGCCGACGGCCAGGCGCACTCCGGTCAGCATGTAGGGCAGCACGGCAGGGAACAGGATCTTGGTGACGATCTTCCATTCGCTCAGGTTCAGTACCTTGGCGACGTTCATGTAGTCCTGAGGCACGCGCTGAACACCGACCGCGGTGTTGATGACCATGGGCCAAATCGAGCAGATGAAGATGGTCCAAATGGCCGCAGGATTGGCACCCTTGAACACCAGCAGGCCGATCGGCAACCAGGCCAGCGGCGACACCGGCCGCAGCAGGCTGATCAGCGGGTTGAACATGCGCGCCAGGAACTCGAAGCGGCCGATCGCGAAGCCCGCCGGGATGCCGACCACTGCCGCCAGGCCGAAGCCCAACGCCACGCGACCCAGCGACGACAGCACATTCCAGCCCACGCCCTGGTCGTTGGGGCCGTTGCGATAGAACGGGTCGCTGAAGATCTTGACAGCCTGCAGCCAGGTTTCCCACGGTGGGGGAAAGGTGCCGGCGCTACGCAATGCGATCAGTTCCCAGATCAAGACGAGCACGCCGAAGCCCACCAGCGGGGGCAACACGCGCATCCAGAATCTGCGCAGGTCGAGCGGTTTGCGAACGCTCGGTGCGGGCCCGCCGGTGGTGGCGACCGCAACGCGTGCAGCGCTTTTGACGACGGTCGCATTCGCCGGCAATGGCACTGCAACCGAAGCGTCGCGAGGGGAATGAAAGACGGCGCTGACCATGCTGTGCTCCTTAAGCGTGAACCTTGAACGAATCGGCGTAGGCCTTCGGGTTTTTGCCGTCCCATACGACGCCATCCATCAGCTTGCTGGTGCGCATCGTGTCTTTCGGGACCGGCGTCTTGCTGGCTGTGGCGGCCTGCTTGTAGAGGTCGATGCGGTTGATTTCCGTCGCAACCTTCAGGTAGTCCGGATGCTCCTTGATCAGACCCCAGCGCTTGTGCTGCGTGGTGAACCACATGCCGTCGGACAGGTAGGGAAAGTTGACCGCACCGTCGTTGTAGAACTTCATGAAGTTCGGGTCGTCCCAGTTCTTGCCCATGCCGTTGGTGTAGCGGCCGAGGATTCGCTGGTTGATCGCGTCGACGCTGGTGTTGACGTAGCTCTTGTCGGCGATGGTTTCGGCCATCTTGTTTTTGTTCTGAAGGCCGGTGTCGATCCAGCGGCCGGCTTCCAGGATCGCGGCGGTCACCGCGCGGCAGGTGTTCGGGTTTTTCTGCACGAACTCCGAAGTGGTGCCGAGCACCTTTTCCGGGTGGTCTTTCCAGATGTCCTGCGTCGTGATGGCTGTGACGCCGATGCCGTCCATGATGGCGCGCTGGCCCCAGGGCTCGCCGACGCAAAAGCCGTCCATGTTGCCGATGCGCATGTTGGCGACCATCTGCGGCGGCGGCACGACGATCGACTTGGCATCCTTAAGCGGATTGATGCCGCTTGCCGCCATCCAGTAATACATCCACATCGCGTGGGTGCCAGTCGGAAAGGTTTGCGCGAAGGTGTACTCGCGCTTTTCGGTCGCCATCATCTTGGCGAGCGACGGGCCGTCGACTGCGCCCTTGTCTGCGAGCTTCTTGCTGAGCGTGATCGCCTGTCCGTTGTTGTTGAGCGTCATCAACACGGCCATGTCCTTCTTGGGCCCGGCGATGCCCAGGTGCACGCCGTAGACCAGACCGTAGAGCACGTGGGCGAAGTCCAGGTCGCCATTGACCATCTTGTCGCGCACGCCGGCCCAGCTGGCTTCCTTGCTCGGCACGATCTTCACGCCGTACTTCTTGTCGATGCCGAGCACCGACGCCATCACGACGCTGGCGCAGTCGGTCAGAGGAATGAAGCCGATCTTGACTTCTTCTTTCTCGGGTTTGTCGGAGCCTTGCGCCCAGACGACGGCACGCAATGCGGGGTCGATGCCGATCGCACCGATGGCGGCGGCTTGCAAGATCTTGCGGCGACTGAGCTTCGGTATGAGCAGATCGGTCATTGAGGGACGAACTCCGAATAAATGAAAGGATGAACAAGGCCAAAAAGGCAGAAACAAAAGGGCAAAGCGGAAAACAAAAAAGGCGTCCTCACCGCGCATGTGCTGCTCGAAAGCGAGCGCATGCAGATAAGGACGCCTTTGTCCGTTGGGTCGGCGACACCCGCCATTGGATGTCGCCTGCCTGAAGACCGTCGTTGGTCTATGTGAGAGCTGAGTGCAAGCAGCGTGCCAGCATTGCGGCCACTGTGGTTGCTACTCAATCGATAGCATTGAAGCTAGGCTGAGATTGGTTTCGGAGAAGATTTCATCCGAAATTGCAATTTCGCACTTCGTTTGTGCAACGCACCATTTCAGCTGCCGATGGGCAGGTAGTCGGCCATGGAAAGCACTGATTCGGCGACATCGACGACCCGCCGGTTCTGGTTCATCGCGGTTTGCCGAAGCATCTGGTGCGCCTCGGGCTCAGTCAGTCGACGATGGGCCATCAACAAGCCCTTGGCGCGCTCGACGAGCTTGCGTTCGTTCAGGGCGGTACGCACGGCGTCGAGTTCGTCGCTCATGGCCTGGAGGCGTTGCGCCTGCTCCTGCATCATCTCGAGAATCGAGCGTTCGAGCTGATGGCCGTAGGGTGCTGCGGCGGAAGTGAGTCCGCTACCGGCTACTTGCGGGCCAGGCTCGGCGCCCGGTTCGTCGAAAAAAGCGGTGGCTGCTGTGTCAGGCTCTCCGGCCAGTTGCTCGAGCATGACCTCGTACGACTCGGCTTCTCCGCGTGCCTGCAGCGTCTTGTCGCGGCACAGGTCGCGCAAATCCACGGCCAGCCGATCTTCGACATCCTTCATCGCGTCGATGCGCAACGAACAGCAGTCGAACCAGACGGCGCTGAGTTCGGGGTCGAGCGGCACGCCGGCGGGCGCGGCGCATGCGATTCGGCGCAAACGTTCGAGTTCGGCGAGCTCGGTGTCCGGTTCGCGCTCGCGCCAGAGCTGGCTCATTGCCGGCCCGGCAAAGTCGGCGAACACGTGAAAGCAGCGCTCCTGCGCGGCGATGAGTTGCAACCACTGCTGCTGGCGCAGCGGATCGTTCTGTCCCGTCGCAAAAGCCGCGGCACCGCAAGCGCGTTCCTGGCCGGCGAACTCCTTGCCCTGCATGAAATTGAACATCGCCGCCAACAGGCGCGAAATTTCTGGGTCGGTGGCGCCGTCGGCTGCCTCGAACACCACGGCCAGCAGGCCGGCAATCAGCTTCGCGAAGGCCGCTGTCGCTTCTGCAGCACTGGTTTCCAGCGCACCGATGCGGCGACGCAGCGTGGGAAGGGCGTCCAGCCCGGGCAGCACCCAGGCAATACGGCTGAACAGGCGAGTGCCACTGCCCGCACGCCGGCCTTCGCTCTCGAGGAAGTCGAACCCGACCCGAACCTCGCGTTCGAAGCGTCCGCATTCACCGATCTGGGCGCTGCGTTGCGCCGCGAAGCGACGTCCTTGCGAGGCGAGCAGCACGTTGGAAAACCCGCGCTCGCGCTGCAGCGCATGGACCAGCCGGCCGATGGTGCTGACCAGCTCGCTGGTACGCGCCAGCTGCTCTAGCTCATCGATTTCGCATCGCCTGGCTGCGACCAGAAAGCTCAATCCTGAATTCATGTGTGGGGCAATAGGGACTGACGGGCATCCAGCAACATCCGTGCCCCGGTATGGGGACCACCCTAAACTCGCTGGATGCTTTTATTGGGAATCGAATCATCATGCGACGAAACCGGCGTGGCGCTGGTCGAATCGCAGGGCACGGCGCTGCCGATATTGCAGGCGCATGCGTTGCAC from Variovorax sp. PAMC28562 includes these protein-coding regions:
- a CDS encoding nitrate regulatory protein produces the protein MNSGLSFLVAARRCEIDELEQLARTSELVSTIGRLVHALQRERGFSNVLLASQGRRFAAQRSAQIGECGRFEREVRVGFDFLESEGRRAGSGTRLFSRIAWVLPGLDALPTLRRRIGALETSAAEATAAFAKLIAGLLAVVFEAADGATDPEISRLLAAMFNFMQGKEFAGQERACGAAAFATGQNDPLRQQQWLQLIAAQERCFHVFADFAGPAMSQLWREREPDTELAELERLRRIACAAPAGVPLDPELSAVWFDCCSLRIDAMKDVEDRLAVDLRDLCRDKTLQARGEAESYEVMLEQLAGEPDTAATAFFDEPGAEPGPQVAGSGLTSAAAPYGHQLERSILEMMQEQAQRLQAMSDELDAVRTALNERKLVERAKGLLMAHRRLTEPEAHQMLRQTAMNQNRRVVDVAESVLSMADYLPIGS
- a CDS encoding CmpA/NrtA family ABC transporter substrate-binding protein, whose translation is MTDLLIPKLSRRKILQAAAIGAIGIDPALRAVVWAQGSDKPEKEEVKIGFIPLTDCASVVMASVLGIDKKYGVKIVPSKEASWAGVRDKMVNGDLDFAHVLYGLVYGVHLGIAGPKKDMAVLMTLNNNGQAITLSKKLADKGAVDGPSLAKMMATEKREYTFAQTFPTGTHAMWMYYWMAASGINPLKDAKSIVVPPPQMVANMRIGNMDGFCVGEPWGQRAIMDGIGVTAITTQDIWKDHPEKVLGTTSEFVQKNPNTCRAVTAAILEAGRWIDTGLQNKNKMAETIADKSYVNTSVDAINQRILGRYTNGMGKNWDDPNFMKFYNDGAVNFPYLSDGMWFTTQHKRWGLIKEHPDYLKVATEINRIDLYKQAATASKTPVPKDTMRTSKLMDGVVWDGKNPKAYADSFKVHA